Genomic DNA from Manihot esculenta cultivar AM560-2 chromosome 15, M.esculenta_v8, whole genome shotgun sequence:
CTTGGAAGAAATTTTCCTGACAAGAGTTCAGGAATGTTACTATATATGACACAAAAAGGTAAAGAATACTATATATGGCACAAAAAGGTAAAGAAGGACCAGGGGAAAGCagcataaaattttattctgTTAAACTAAATCAGAGTCTTCTCAGACAAATAAAACAAGATCTGACAATGTGCCAAAGAGCAAACAATTGGCGGATGTTAAATCTTGAAAATAGCAGCTCCACTTGATGGCTTTGAAGCAAAAACATAAAGGCCAAGATCATTCTTATTGATTACACCTTTGTCAATCCTTGCTTGGAAGAAATTTTCCTGACAAGAGTTCAGGAATGTTACTATATATGACACAAAGAGGTAAAGAAGGGCCAGGGGAATGCAGCATAGCATAGAATTTTATTCTGTTAAACTAAATCAGAGTCTTCTCAGACAAATAAAACAAGATCTGACAATGTGCCAAAGAGCAAACAATTGGCGGATGTTAAATCTTGAAAATAGCAGCTCCACTTGATGGCTTTGAAGCAAAAACATAAAGGCCAAGATCGTTCTTATTGATTACACCTTTGTCAATCCTTGCTTGGAAGAAATTTTCCTGACAAGAGTTCAGGAATGTTACTATATATGGCACAAAAAGGTAAAGAAGGGCCAGGGGGAATTTACTGTTAATAAAATGTCAAACTACCTTCAAATTGATGATAAACTGTGGGACAATGGACTCTTTAACCAAAGCTACAGCACAACCACCCCATCCAGCACCCGTAAGCCTTGCACCTAAAGCACCGTGCTCCCTGCAAACTTTTACAAGTTCTTCCAACTCTGGGCAGCTGTTAACCAGCGAGGAAAGACAGATTAAACACAATTAGCATTCTACAGAAAAGACACTGAACTGCAGGCACATAAAGACATAGAATGAAATGGCCAAAGCAGTTGAGCAATGTCCACATTTACATGCCAAAAGACACAGAACCAAGCATACTATATCCTCTACTCTTTTTGGGCTTCCAAGCATATTGAAGGAAGCAGCTTATTCACACCTTTTATAGATTTAGTATGACAAGAATCATGCCCATTTTTGGAAACTGaacttgaaattcaaatttgtaCCTGCACTCATATAGAACACTGCAGCTGTAATGGCTGTCATTCATAAGGTCACCCAACTTCTTTAACTTGTCCTCATCACTGCCAAAAAAAATTTCAGGAGTTAAGCTTAACTCCAATTTataatatgtataaatttatGAGATCACCGAATAGCTGAACAAAAAGAGCTGATAAATTCAAaggaaaaagcaagaaaagaaaCTTCTTTTTCCTCCAACAAAATATTTGTTCCATACCGTACCATGCAAACCATATGACCAAAAATCAGCTTTACATAACAGTAAAAATTCATACAAAATGCAATGAATTCCCATGAAGCATTTATCAAAAATTCAGTGAGGTTTTAAACGCATACCTTAAATTTGATGATACAGTGTCCTTGAAAGCATGTACCCTCCTTGCTTCAGAGTAAACATGTGCAGCCCTCTAAACAAAGGatgcaaattaaaattatcatccAATCTAAAGTGCAATATTGGCTCCAAAAAGGAGCCAAAATGAATCAACGATACCTTCTCTAAGTACAGAATGATAATTGACAGAGAACATATAGACCTGATGTAACTTGTAGTGTTTGGCCGCTTTTAAAACATCCAATGAAGTTGGCGAATTGCTGAAAATTGTTAGCAGGCTTTCCTCGGTGATTTTCTCAATTTCTTCAGCTGTATATGGTTCCTCTTTCAAAAATTCCTGCAGGATAAAGAGAGGAGTGATAATCTGGTATAAGGACCAACAATTATTAAGGCAATGACAAGGTATTGTGTATGTATCAAGAAAGTATCTTCAACATATCATCCAACGTCAACCAAGATGGGAACGTCATCATGATCATATCAAATAGCATAATGACACATACCTTAACAGCAACAACTGGATCAGAAGAACCATGACTACTGGCAAATGTGATGCACAACCCCTCAACATCCGAAAGGGTTTTCACTTTTGATCTTGCATCTTCTGGTTTCATTCCAAGCTTTATTGCAAGTACAATCTGAAGAAATATCACAaaagagcaataaaagaatgaacaTCTTATATGTATGGCAAAGGTGACGAACATTTGCAAGTAGCAACTTGTGAGGATATGGAtccattttcttcttttgctttacagCGAGCCAGTTAGGAGAGTTCCATTATGAAGTGTGCCATTATTTTAGCATAAATTCATGTATAGTCGTTTAAAACTGTAAATTCCAAGCACAGCTACTTAGATATTTCTTCAGAAAAAAGGAAGATTTTACTGAAAGAATGATCCAATATGAAAACAAGAAACAATAACTAAAAGACAAACAAATTACACACAGGAAAATGATGCTTACAGCAGCTAGTCGACATTCAACAACTCTGTTGTTGTAATTTGTAGCAGCAGTGACAGCCTTCTGAGATTCTGCCAAAGAATGTGCAATTACAAAAGTCCCACCAACAGGAAGTTGCACGTCAGTGGCACGAATAGGGTTGAAATCAATCAGCTCCGCAAACCCAGTTCTGGCCATGACAGAGATTGCCTGTCAAGGAAAACAAATTCAGAATAGCTCTATGCAATACATTACAATGTGATTACAGTCCAAAAACCAACACATTACACTTGTTGTTGACCAAAAGAAGCACTGAGTCCTCAAttagatttgaatttttttttttttaagtaacaacaagataaaaaaattattgacagGTAAAGACAACAGCAGCATCAAAATGCAATAGAAGTGTAAGAAGActtataagaataaatataaCCTGGTCCATTCCTCCAGATTGTGTTCCAATGTGCCTTTCACACTCGCATGTAAGTTGGGCAATTTCTTTCTGTAAATGAGAGAACAATGTTATAGTCCATTTATAAGAAGAAGGGGAAAAagagatgaaaaagaaagaaaagtaaGTGGATGGATATAAAAGAAATCTGCATGGCCAAGCTCTTCATTAGCTCCTCTGTAAACATATATTATCCACTATCTAGACTCTAGAAGACATATCCAAAATTTTGATATGGAATCAGAGTAAAAAATCTGGAGAGGTGTATAGTAGCATTAGCCAGCATCAGAGGAAATAGTATTCCCATCAAACAGCACTCAACATACTCACAACCATCAACAATTAAAagccaaaaagaaagaaaagagaggGTTCTTTGGTtggaaaaataattcattttatgagAATGGTTCAACTTTAATCAACTGCTATGCGCTTATAAAGTTGATCAAGTGGTATACCTTTGGAAAGTTCACACTAAAAGCAGCCATAATAGCAATTGTAGAAGAACAGACAAATGCTGCAGAGCTTGATAGACCAGAGCCTAGACAATGAAAGCTAATTAGCTTTTGTTAAtttggaaaagaaaaatcaatttcaaTAAGCAATAAACCTGTTGGGACGGTTCCATCAACAAGAACATCAAGTCCTACTGGCACACCAACGTCCACACCTTTTGACTTGGCATATGCATAGTAGCCTTTGTACCTGGAGAGCACACaaactcaaaacaatcatactACTATCAATTTCAGCACATTGCAGAAAGTTACACAATAAAAGGGACAAAAAGTACAGATTTTTACTCTTACCCGCAGATGAAATAATGGCCCCATCTATGATTTTTCAAGTCAATTTCCTGCATAGCGAATATTAGGGCAGCAATTAAGTGGGAAAAAAAAACATCCAGACCGGCATTCACATACATGTTATGGGACGACATAATCCAAAATCAGTATTTTTAGATAAGCACGCAGAATCCATGCACCGGCCAAGATTGGTTAAGACCTGGTAAGGATCAGCAGGATAAGTACACAGGGTGTACTTGTCATTAACGTTAGCTATTCGAATAAACTTTTGAGCCTCTCCGGCGTCATGCTTGCGGATGGCAACGATGGTGTCTTGCCGGATTGCCATCGGCAGTACCGAGTAACCTTCATAGTCAATGTGCTCTCCAATCAAGTTCACTCTACCTGCGTCTCAGATAAAAACAGATCAATCACCAACAAATCGATTTTCCAGCAATTATCCAAATCCATTAACACTACTATTCATCTCATCTCAAAATAAAAAGGACATGATGGGGAAAAAAGTAATAACATAATTTCTCATCAAGCAGACAAAAGTTCGTCTCCTTTTCAATTTTTCCcccttaaaattaaataactcgTAAATAAATCGGACAAAGGACTTTCAATTCCACTTATCAAGGTATTATAATTTAGTTCTGTAGCGTCATTTTCCCAGCCACCAAACAGAAAattgaagagagagagagagaggtgtcGAAATTAGACCTGGTGATCGAGCATAGACATCAGGGGGGTGTCCAAAGACTTCGAGAAACTTAGACTTCAATCTGTCAAATCTAAGCTGAGCTTCTTCGAGATGAGAACCGTCCCCATAAACAGGTTCTAAAGTAGAGTAAATCGGGATGGGAAGTTCCTCGTGTTGGGCCATTGACGAAGTCGATCACACCCAGGACCAAAAGGAATGAAATTGGGTTGAAAGAATTTGACCTTTTGATGCACGAATTAGATTAGATTATCaccagaaaaaaaataataataataattgaaaaaagtGTGAGAGTAcgatttgaaaattaattaaaagatgaTCTAAggatgaaaattaattaaaagatgaTCAAGGATAAAGATACGGATAATAATAAATCAATTCCTTCCCCCGATTGGGAAAAATCCCCTTTTAACCCACGGCGTGTAACACGGTACGGTGATCTCAACTGCTTACAGCCAACAAATTTGATATGCTACTATAAGTTAAGTTCCCTAGTTAATTAgattattgaatatttatatgtctatattttttagtaaattattaatatgattttaacttaaatttagcatttttattgtaaaattaaaatttatattaaatgcaCTTAATTTTAGTTACGCACACAGATCAGTGAAATATTTTCTTCATAAATGAAATACAACTAAATTTTTGTATTTGCTTAGTCTGATTCGGTGGAATGAGTAAAGGCATATCAACCCATCCCTCccttaaacaaaaaaataacGTTTTGTATTTAATAGTGTtatctgaattttttaaatggatGCATGAATAAATAAGTTTGATTTTGTAAAATGTAAATTattaaacttaaattaaaattgcaatataatattttaatataaattgttacgaaaatatatgaataataaaagataaaaagttCTATAAACTCGGTTATTGTTTTATAATTtgagaatgaaaaattttacaaaaatttaatttaattgatatttttttaattattatttttatttaaaataaaaaaatttaattgtttttaatttaaaaattaatttttataattttataataatttatttaaattattttatcataaaatgaaatatgtcaaagaaagagaataataaaaaaattttaagtatctaataaattttaaacaacAGATGAGATTATTatcgtaaaaaaaaattactatttagtttcgtattataaaataaaatttcttagtTAGAGATGTTGTTGATATTAGATTGATGACTAGGTTGTAATAAAACTGTGTTGTGATTGGTTAGAGACTGCAAGGGAGGAAATGTGAGGTAGTGGTTGTAGGTGCCCACGGCAATAATTTCGACACTCAAGTCAGCATCTCTACAAGTAGAGAAAATGTAACTAACTACTGAGAGGTTTAGTATCTTAGAATGGCGTCATTTTATTTCTGTAATttgtctccttttatactgcaaGAGGTAAAGATGaatatgatatttttctaataatccCACAGTAATGTGGTCGTCTGCTTGATACGAGACATCACCAGCCAACAGGTGAGAATCCTACGCGGAAATCTCGCGATCATAGGCGTAATGTGTATAATAATGGTAACTTCGTAACAAGAATCACCTTGAGAATGAAGGACGAGTCTTCTAGTGATGATCAATGTGTTAAAGTGTCTAGGTCTTCTCTTTCTCCGTGTCTTATCCTTGCCACATGTCCCTACCTAGTAGCGACAACTCACGACTTACCTTGGTGGATGTTACGTAACATTAGAAGTCCCTCTACTAGTTTTcgattcttcatattcgaagAAGGTATCTCTCATCGAAGTTTAGGGCACATGGCCCCTCAAGATGAGTTTCTTGCTGCTCACGTCATTTCACCTATCTAACCTTTCAATGATAACTGCAATATTTATTGTACCGTATTGAAAGTTTGCTATTAAAATCGTTCCATAAAAGCCCTTCGTCTTTCCCAAGCACTACTTTTACTCTCTTTTACAACTTTTTAGAGAAATTTGCTCCATAACTTCCTTTTTGTTTCTGTTCTTTACAGTTTTACTTCTCTTACGGTaatttcattttcctttttcttcaacATGAATAGGAACACCTCCTCTTTTCCTAGTGGGGCCTCTATCTCTAGTTCCTCCTTTGATGGCCCCATCCGAGCATCGGTCCCCAATTGTTCCGTTGAGGGAGGCTCTAGAGAATGAGGGTGGTCTACTCAATGATATCTCGTTTGCCTTCGCGCAACGTGGATTGTTTGTATGATACTTATCACATTCCTCGAGAGTCTTTTCGGGTTTTTGCTCCTTCTTTACGTGTTCGTGCTAATGACTTGATTTCTATCAAGGACATTATCATTGTCTCCGAAGAGCAGTTGAAGGCGAGCCTCCGATTTCCCCTAGACCCTTTCTTCGTGGAGATCCTCCAGTTTTACAAGCTTTTAGTTGCCCAACTTCATCCCAATGACTGGAGAATCTTAGTAGCTTTTCAGTTCGTGTGCCTTAACAATCAAATTGAGCCAAATGTAGCGCTTTTCTCTGAGCtatactgtaacgaccccaaaatggaccgtcaccggcgctaggattcaggtcggcttaaggccgccagaacccgtagcaagcctgcaatactctctgtgtacctgtaaaactcatacatgatacattttctgtgaaaataaaaactatttgctgaaccaaggcttaacctgtgcatgcactatctcggtactctgtactctgtactctgtactctgtactctgtacccctgactagagcttgctctagatgggttaactcatacctgttaagcctggttataaaacatatatacatatacagatcatgtatgtaacaaaagctttacaacacaatacaactaagtcaagcacaactctaacgttatacacaactataacatctctttacaatttacatgtccactctatactattacaagctcttttactctttctgtactctgctgaactgtccctgtacactgaccactgaacctgcaaaactggggttaagggagtgggatgagctctatagcccagtgagtagaacagtaaaatatctcagtaaaacatgatctcatggaatgcgtcataacacagataaaccacatcaagagtaaacctgtcaccacatagtcccagtaactctgtgccagggcgtagaatcgagcacctggtcttcctgtcatatatgtatatgtgtatataacacctctgtacttaccattgccagggcgtagtcaaaggctcctggtctttactataaacctgtcagggcgtagtcaaaggctcctggacttcgctatacctgccagggcgtagtcaaaggctcctggacttcctgtctgtgactattggatcattcagcatttactcacatcaacagataactatgcaatgcaacatattcgtggatactaatgcacatAACCTAtgatatactcatgatgcatgactgatgctaaaagcatttcatgttccaattaaaagattaagtttagttccactcacctctggctaactggactgactgactgagcaggctcggaaaactctagagcagtactcactgctgctctctctggttcctctgatctgtacagatacagataaatgcaaatgagggaccaaactagcttctgaatatctctattacactccccaagaatccctttcaactcactcaactatccatacaAAGCatcaaaagaaggctggacagaacactttcggcggcgggttcggcggccgaacgtcttctccagagacgaaactcaagcaccttcggcggccgaatctcaagcttcggcggccgaattccctaaacagagccgaacatgcaaactcgcgggggcaagctgtggcagcctaagccaccatgcaagaggttcggcggccgaatgaaccttcggctgccgaacctgagttcatccagaactcagccccgacggcaaacaagctcctccattcTTTCCATCTCTCAACACATGCActctcaactcctcaacacacatatactcatgtatatgtacaaaggggtccaaaactatctaaaaaaccccaacaaaacacatcaaacataacacagaatcctgtatacatgcataaatcatcaaaaccaccatTTATCACCTAAACAGGCATCTCTCTCCATAACTCccttaaaaccttcagaaaacatagaaacagggtcaaaagcatcacttacctcctgtaataagAAGATAAACACCCTGAACAAAGGGAAACGAACCAACTCTCTTCAccctctcaaactctcaaaacctaGGTTTTTCGTCAAAACTTTCAAACTCTTGTGAATCACGAGCTAACtcgtgcatgagctgctcaaactgagcaaataaagcatgggagacgtggccaatcttctggacagggtttggagccaacacctgtccaaaatgctgactaaggatgcccaaacaCTGGCTGGCCGactcagcttcggcggccgaaacgcatgcaaaaccatgcaacggcagccgaacattgggcactttcggcggccgaacttaccttcggcggccgaacttaccttcggcggccgaacttaccttcggcggccgaacttggctcatcagccttgggtcatttcagctcaaaacttaattccatttgactttaccatattaacacacatcataacacatagtaaaacataaatcctgccctcctctagaagtccgacaccccggattccaccggacgacaggaatttcgatgccggattctagccgggtattacattctcccccccttaaacacattcgtcctcgaatgattcgaaaacaaataacaaataaactggaggaaacgaacctcaaaacaaatatggatactgctggagcatagactcccgcgtctcccaggtgcactcttctaggttatggtggttccatggaacaattggtactcactctcaccagactattcccttaaagtgggaggtcaagggttcgagcagtgggggaggcgacctaattcccagaggaaggaattgggccaaatccactcgggctagggcgggccgtaatggctcccccgagggacaaatcctgcctggaacccgtgagggtgaaaggatgttaagagctgctcacagtggctgggcccagaggaaggtcacgggctgtgagcggtaacagggccggtcgtacggggccgggctgttacatatacCAACTAGGTACTTGTAAGAATGAGAAATTCTGGTATTTTAGTAGTTGAAAGTTCTGAACATTTTTTACCGGATGCCTTCCTCTTTGAAgcgatagaaaataaattttttatcctcCATTATTGGACGCGGAGAGATTTTGGGCGTCTTCAAACCAGTTGGCATTATTGGGTGGAGTTGAAGAAGGATGGGATCTGTCCGAGGAGAGAGCAAGGCGAAGCTTTAGCCTTTCTCCTGGCGATAGCTAAATCCCTAAGGAAAATTGACATTACCCAGGCAGTGAGGAAGATTCATCTGCCGGCAAACCAGACCcatggttgtaatacccggctagagtccggcatcgaaattcctgccgaccggcggaatctcggatgttggactactctagaagggtaatcgATATGTTTTCTAAATTGTTTTAGCATGTTTTATGGGTTTACGTGtacaggaaatgagttttggaaaggaaagcaccaaggaaggaaagtcaggttcggccgctgaaggtgaagttcggccgccgaacatgcatggctttcggattcatgtttggccgtcgaaggtggtctggccagccacctataaaaggccataggtcggtgaaatggataagttttcttccattttcacagacagaggtgagaccatgatcttccttgggtgctCTTCATGCTTTTTACAAATCTTTCAAcgttttgatgagtttgtatgttgttttgaaggttttgagctaaaaaccaagattttgaagtttggagaggttgAGAGTGAGTTTCTCtacatctccacgttaggatcacatatcctcgagatcttcaagaggtaagtggagatccgtagtttctttgatgttttataaaggttttatagaggtttatgggtagagatgcatgattagggtaagttgaggttttggttgagttgtggtCAAAACATGCTTATGTGTgtagttgtgatgtttgttggggttttgaggtagttttagacccctttgtgcttaTGTTTGAgtttatgtgtgttgtagagttGAGGTTTGCATGGTTGAGAGGTTTGGAGGAAGATTGCATGAAGTTGAGCAGGGTTCTACCTTACTGGGGAACCCAGTTTCGACCGctgaaagagggttcggccgccgaacatgctaaggaggtggtttcggctgcctaagcttgcccccgaaagtttaaactttcggctctagagggaggttcggccgccgaaagtgcctccgaacatgcatgagtttcgtctctggagggactttcggccgccgaaggtaccgccgaaagtagctgagtttcggctctggagagggctttcggccgccgaacctgccgccgaaagtgccctgtccagccttcatttgcatgttttccttgatggttttaggatgttgtagggggcttttggggagGTTTATAGAGCTGTCCTTGAGTtaggttggtccctcatttgagtccatttgtgtaggaacggaccagaggaaccaaagagatcagcagtgagcactgcttcagaggtttcagagtcagttcagagtcagccagaggtgagtagaactaaactgaattcTTGTACATTGAGAAAtcgaatgcttttagcatgtttcatgcaccatgattatgcaataggttgattgcattagaattcacgaatatgttgcattgcattctatattattgttgatgtgggtgatagtggatgatccattagtccctgagaaagaccaggtgcccattctacgccctggcatggaATAGTAgaagtccaggtgcccattctacgccctggcacggtacATGGTAagttatgctatgatgtgatatgacaggaagaccaggtgcccattctacgccctggcacgagtttaggatgtcgggactattggtgacatgtTCACCTGAGATGATGtaaattgtctgtgatgtgatgcattccatgagagcatgtttaatacaatgttttatggttctactcactggactatagtagctcacccctctcccttaaccccagtcttgcaggatcagaggtcAGGGGAAGTTAAgaagggtacaggaagagtaaagaatgTTGTAATAGGATagggtggacatgtaatattggtggtaaagagatgtaatggtATTGTATAGAGTTTcgttgcttgacctagatgtgttgtaaatccttttgtacatgatctgtttattgtatgtatatgttgttgaaaaccaggcttaacatagtatgagtttaaatccgtctagagcaagctctagtaaggggttctgtagtacagagatagtgcatgcacaggttgagccgtGGTTCATAGcaaagtttaatgtttttacagtaaatatatgatcatgtatgggatttcacaggtatacagagattatagcaggcttgctatgggtctcggcgaccttaagtcgatctggatcctagcgccggtagcggtccggttttcgggtcgttacaatggtcCTCACTCACCCAACCTTCCCAGCCTTCCCGAAAGCACTCCCCTGGCTCGAGATCAGGGTACTTCTCTTTtcatcttctttatttttttgaattgcctttcttacttacttttctttttgtttacAAATATGGCTGGGTCAAGCAAATTTACCGAGAAGATATGTGCTGCTTGTAAGGGCAAGACTATTGCTACTAGGGTTGTTAGTCCCTGCTAAGCATGCTCGCCCTTCAAAACCGGTGATTGTGCTTCCTCCTCCCCCTCCCCAGCCTGCAACTGAGGAGTTGGCACCCCTTCAGCCTGAATCTTCAGCCCCGGGTGCTTCTGCTTCTGTCCCGGCTCCTGAGCTCCTTGCTAATGTCCTTTCCTCCTTTGTACCTGCTCCTACGAGTGCAAAGGTTGAGTCTTCTTGGCCTGCAGGCATTCAGCGCTTTGTCTTGGTGCTAAACCAAGCACCTTCgctctttgatgatttttctcTAGGCCTCCTGCTAATAAAAACGCCTTAAAGCCCGCAGATCGCCATCACTTAAATGAGGTTGAGATGAACGAGCTGTTTGTTAATTCCATCCATTCTGCATTGGAGGGTGCTCTTTGCACCTATGTGGCCAATGAGCATTTTAAAGCCTTAAGGTGAGAGTTTGATTAAAGGCCTGGGTCGCTGAAGTTCAAGGCACAATGAAGGAGACCATAGAGTCAGTGGAAAGCTTCAGGCTGATCTTAATGAGGCCCTTGCTTCTAACTTGGGCCTTGAGAATTTGGCTAAATCTGCCAAGAATCAAGTAGTCTTGTTGCAATGCCAAGTCTTAAAGCTGTAGGCTCAAGCTAAAGCGGCCCAAATTGCCTCTATCAGGGTTGCTGAGCTCGAGGTAGAGCTTAAGGAGACAGTGGTCCCGGGTAGGGAGATGTTTATTCAATGCCAAAATTCAGTGAAGAAAGAGCTGGTGAATCATTTTCATTATGATAATTTCTCCTAGATGGACGACATTCTtcctgaggaagaagaagaggatcAAGGGGAGCATGCTAAAGATACTCTCGCCCATGAGGAGCATGCTGAAGATACTCCTTCCATCCAGGTCTCACCTGTTAATGTAATAGACATAAAGAATATCGATATAATAGAGACTCGAGCAGATGATCCTGAAGAGCCTATCTCTTTGTaacttttcatgattttaatgagAATGTTTTGCCCTTATTTTCATTAagtgtttatatattttacaaataatctcttttaaaattttgctcaagggactaacacctggttaCTGGCCTGACCCGTGGCCATGAGGCTAACACCTGGCCATACGGCAGATGCCCACCCTGTATGTCACGGAACTTGTTACATGTAGCTTGGGCATAAACTGCCTTATGATATTTCTTTGCTACATAAGACTGTCACCCGACCATGATTTTGTCGATTTTCTGTCTCGTGACCTTGTTTGGTTTGACCAACTATTGGATGGTATAGCGGGAACTGCCTTGGGACCTAGCCTAGCGAAAACAA
This window encodes:
- the LOC110602178 gene encoding galactokinase; the protein is MAQHEELPIPIYSTLEPVYGDGSHLEEAQLRFDRLKSKFLEVFGHPPDVYARSPGRVNLIGEHIDYEGYSVLPMAIRQDTIVAIRKHDAGEAQKFIRIANVNDKYTLCTYPADPYQEIDLKNHRWGHYFICGYKGYYAYAKSKGVDVGVPVGLDVLVDGTVPTGSGLSSSAAFVCSSTIAIMAAFSVNFPKKEIAQLTCECERHIGTQSGGMDQAISVMARTGFAELIDFNPIRATDVQLPVGGTFVIAHSLAESQKAVTAATNYNNRVVECRLAAIVLAIKLGMKPEDARSKVKTLSDVEGLCITFASSHGSSDPVVAVKEFLKEEPYTAEEIEKITEESLLTIFSNSPTSLDVLKAAKHYKLHQRAAHVYSEARRVHAFKDTVSSNLSDEDKLKKLGDLMNDSHYSCSVLYECSCPELEELVKVCREHGALGARLTGAGWGGCAVALVKESIVPQFIINLKENFFQARIDKGVINKNDLGLYVFASKPSSGAAIFKI